In Endomicrobiales bacterium, the genomic stretch GCAAACTTTATTATTGCCGCTAAGTTGTATAAAGTAGCTAAAGATGAGGACTCGGTCGCTATTGAAGCTGACGCCCTACATTTAAAAACCGATGCATTATCTTCTCTGACCGTAGCACTTGGGCTTGGACTTATTTGGCTTACAGGATTAAAATGGTTAGACCCTGTGGTTGCAATAATTGTTGCACTGATTATATTTTGGGAAGGGTTTGTAATTTTACTGCATTCATTTGGACCTCTTATGGATGAACAACTTACAGATGATGAAATGGATAAATTAAGAGCTGTTCTTGCAAAACATGAAATATCCTTTGTTGATTTTCATGATTTGCGCACAAGAAAGGCAGGAAGTGTCAGGCATATAGATTTGCATATGACAGTGCCTTCTACAATGAGCGTTGCGCAAAGTCACGAAATAACTGAGTTGATAGAAAAATCAATTTCACAGGAAATTGCTAATTCAAAAGTTCTTGTGCATATAGAGCCCTGCGATAAGCTTTGCAAAGTATGTAAGTTTGTATTAAATTGTGTTTACAAAAAATGAAATCAATTAGCAAAAGAGGTTTTATTATGTCAAAGAAACTAACCCTGTTCATTCTGCTCGCAATTTTTTTTATGGGTTGTGCCACAGTGCCGCTTACGGGTAGAAAACAACTTTCACTTGTGCCTGAAAGCCAAATTGTTCAAATGAGCGCGGATAGTTATAAGGAACTTATAGAGAAATCGGAGCTTTCAAAATATCAGCCAAGTGTTGAAATGGTACAAAAGGTTGGCAAACGCATAGCCGTTGCGGCAGAAAAGTTTTTAAGTGATAATGAGCTTGGGTCAGATATAAAAAACTACAATTGGGAATTTAACTTAATAAAAGATAGTCAAACAGTAAACGCATTTTGTATGCCTGGTGGTAAAGTTGCAGTTTATACAGGGATACTGCCGCTGACAAAAGATGAAAATGGGCTTGCGGTTGTAGTGGGTCACGAGGTTGCACATGCAATAGCAAAGCATGGCAGTGAAAGAATGAGCCAGCTTTTGCTAACGCAACTTGGTGGTATTGCGCTTTCTGAAGCACTTAAAACAAAAAGTGAACAGACACAGCAGCTAATGTTAATGGCGTACGGTGTTGGTTCTCAGGTCGGAGTTTTATTGCCATATAGCAGAAACCACGAGTACGAAGCAGACCAGATAGGGCTTGTTTTTATGGCAATGGCCGGGTATAACCTGGAAGGCGCAGTTGAATTTTGGGAAAGAATGAACGCTTTAGATACTAAAAAGCCGCCAGAGTTTATGTCAACACATCCTGCCGATGAAAATAGAATTGCAAAAATTAAAAGTGAAATTCCTCAGGCATTAGAGTATTACCAAAAGAACTAACCTCGCAGTAATTGCAATAACAAAAAATCCCTTCAAAAATATTTCCAAGATTTAGTTTTATTAGCGGTGTTGTTTGTGGTGTTTAGTAAATTTGTTTTTTACAAATTTTGTGGGTTGGTTCCCGCGTGGTTGGAATCCGGCCTTAAATCCGGCTTTTATGGTGTTGTTTTTCCAAAGTTTTTTTGTGCTAAGCTTTTTTGATACCACAATCTCTTTGCCTGAGTAAATATCCAACCCTGTATAATACATTGCTGTAGATAAGCTCATTGGTGTTGGGTAAAACTCCTGCATTTGCTCTGCAGTAAGTTCATTTCTTGCAACAAAGTTTTTAATTTTGCTTTCAGTTTTGTCAGTCGCGCCCGGATGGCCTACAATTAAATAAGGAATAACAAATTGTTTTTTACCTGCCAAAGCACATTCTTTTCTATACAGCCGCAAAAAATTTTCAAAAATCTCTACCTTTGGTTTATGCATCAAATTTAAAATGCCTTCATCACAGTGTTCTGGCGCTACCGACAACTGCCCTTGCGTGTAGTTAATTGCAAGTTCGTGTACAAACTCCGGGTTAAGTAGTGCCAAGTCGTACCTTACACCAGAGTTTACATAAAGTGATTTTATACCTTCCATCATTGAAACATCTTTTAAAACACCTAAAAAACTACTTGAAGTTGTGTTAAGATTTTTGCAAATAGATGGGAATAAACAGCTTGGCCTTTTGCAATTTTTCATAGCTATTTCATTAGTGCAAAAAGTTCCATACATATTTGCTGTTGGCCCGCCAATATCGGTTATAACTTTGCATCCGGCCTTTATAAGTTCACGCACTTCTTTTTTTATTGACTCTTTAGAGCGGCTTTGAATAAACTTTCCCTGATGCATATAAAGTGTGCAAAAACTACATCCACCATAACAGCCGCGGTGCGCGCTAATTGATGCGCCAATCATCTCAAGGGCAGGAATTTTGCCTTTGTACTTTGGGTGTGCTTTGCGTTCAAATTGCAATGCGTAAACTTCGTCAATTTCTTTTGTGCTAAGTGGAAAAGCCGGTGGGTTAATTATAATGCGCCTTGTACCACAATGCTGCAACATTGGTTTTGCGTTGTAAGGGTTTTGGTTTTCTAAAACAATTTTTGTCATATTTGCAAAAGTTGCTTTATTATCTTTTACCTCTTCAAAAGAAGGTAATGTTAAAACATCTTTCACAAATGCATCATCATTTTTGTTTAATGGCACCACAGTTCCGGCAATGTTTTTAATTTCGCGTAATTGCTCGCCTGCTTTTAGCCGAACAACAAGCTCGCGCAAAGGTGCTTCACCATTGCCATAAATAAGCACATCTGCTTTTGAATCTAGTATAATCGACGGCCGCACCTTGTCCGTGTAGAAATCAAAGTGTGCTATGCGGCGCAAACTTGCTTCAATTCCGCCTATAACGACAGCTACATCTTTAAAAGCTTCTTTAATTCGGTTTGTGTAAACAATTGTAGGTAGATAGGGTTTTTTGCCGGGTTCGCCATTTTCAGTATAGGCGTCTTGCGAACGAATTTTTCGTTGTGGAGTGTAAAGCGAAACCATAGAGTCAATATTGCCGGCTGTTACGCCAAAAAAAAGCTTTGGCCTGCCAAGAGCCATAAAATCATCTTTGTTATGCCAGTTTGGCTGTGCAATTATGCCTACGCTGAGGCCTAATGATTGCAAAAACCTGCCAATTAATGCGGGCGCAAATGATGGGTGGTCAATGTAAGCATCCGCACTTATAAGCACAACATCAAGTTCGTTTATGCCCTGCCCTTTTGCCTCAGTTAGATTTGTTGGTAAAAACATAATTTCCTTTTTTGTTTTTTGCGCTTTGAGTATATTAGATATGCTATGCGTTGTCAATGTAAAAAAACTATTTTTTATATACATAAATGCAATTTGATATTTTACGGCAAAGTTGCTAAACTGCCATAGTAAAATGGCATTATTAAGGAAGTTATTCGCGGTTTTATTGTTCCCATTTGCTGTTGTTGCAATTTGGGTTTTACTTAAAGTTATTATTGAGCTTGGCATAAGCAACTCAAGCGCTTTATCACCATTTGCTGCCGGATTAATTTTGTACTTGCTATTACAAAAACTGCTTTCAAAACCCCTTAGAACTTATGTTTTTGGGCACGAACTTACGCATGCAATTGCTGGCGTTTTAAGCGGCGCAAAAGTTAAAAGTTTTAATGTTTCATCAAGTGGTGGCTGTGTAGTAATGGATAAAAGAACGCCATTTATTGCACTTGCCCCATATTTTGTGCCTATTTACACTTTAATTTTTGCCGCTATTTATTTGTTAGTTGGATTGTTTATTGACACACAAAATTACTACTGGCTTTATGCTTTCGGCTGCGGCTTTACTTTGGCTTTTCACTATGCGCTTACATACTTTGCGCTTGCAAAAGGTCAAAGCGACCTTGAACAATACGGCAAATTTTTTTCTATGACAATAATTGTTTTTGCGCTTTGCATAGCAACGCTGACGGTGTTAAAAGCAGTTTTTCCAGATCAGATTTATATTAGTGATTTTATTTCTCAAAATATTGTTGATATAAAAAATATAGGGCAAAAGGTGTATGCATTATGTTTGACATTCCAACTGATGAAATAAGAAGGAAACTCTTTCACCTGCTTACGCTTGTTTATGTTTTTGGCTATTGGTTTTTAAACAAAGATATGGTTCTTTGGGTTATGGGCGGCATAATTGTGGTGGTTTTCATTGTTGAAATGGTGCGTTTAAATATGCCAGCTTTTAATGTTTGGACATTGCGGTTTTTAGGCGGTGTGCATAGGCCATGGGAGGCATCTAATATAAGTGGCCTGCCCTGGACATTACTTGGTTCATTTTTAACAATGCTGCTATTTGAAGATAAAAGCCTTGTACTTGTCAGTCTATTTTATCTTGCCTTAGGTGATGCCTCTGCAGCGCTTTTTGGCAAGTTTTGCGGCAAATATAAAATTTTTTGGTACAACAAAACTGTTGAAGGTAGTATTGCCTGTTTTGTTATTTGCTTAGCACTTGGCATACCATTTTTAGGGCTACCTTTGGCGCTATTAGGGGCACTCATTGCAACAATAATTGAAATAATTGCATGGCCATTAAATGACAATTTTTGGATGCCGCTTGTTTCCTGCGCATT encodes the following:
- a CDS encoding YgiQ family radical SAM protein — protein: MYIKNSFFTLTTHSISNILKAQKTKKEIMFLPTNLTEAKGQGINELDVVLISADAYIDHPSFAPALIGRFLQSLGLSVGIIAQPNWHNKDDFMALGRPKLFFGVTAGNIDSMVSLYTPQRKIRSQDAYTENGEPGKKPYLPTIVYTNRIKEAFKDVAVVIGGIEASLRRIAHFDFYTDKVRPSIILDSKADVLIYGNGEAPLRELVVRLKAGEQLREIKNIAGTVVPLNKNDDAFVKDVLTLPSFEEVKDNKATFANMTKIVLENQNPYNAKPMLQHCGTRRIIINPPAFPLSTKEIDEVYALQFERKAHPKYKGKIPALEMIGASISAHRGCYGGCSFCTLYMHQGKFIQSRSKESIKKEVRELIKAGCKVITDIGGPTANMYGTFCTNEIAMKNCKRPSCLFPSICKNLNTTSSSFLGVLKDVSMMEGIKSLYVNSGVRYDLALLNPEFVHELAINYTQGQLSVAPEHCDEGILNLMHKPKVEIFENFLRLYRKECALAGKKQFVIPYLIVGHPGATDKTESKIKNFVARNELTAEQMQEFYPTPMSLSTAMYYTGLDIYSGKEIVVSKKLSTKKLWKNNTIKAGFKAGFQPRGNQPTKFVKNKFTKHHKQHR
- a CDS encoding cation diffusion facilitator family transporter, giving the protein MKSKKVAVAKLSVLSNSILITIKIVAGFLTGSVSIISEAIHSSMDLLASFIALISVKVSANPPDKNHPFGHEKAENVSGVVEAVLVMFAASLIVYFSVKKLLGTVSIELELVGFAVMSISAIANFIIAAKLYKVAKDEDSVAIEADALHLKTDALSSLTVALGLGLIWLTGLKWLDPVVAIIVALIIFWEGFVILLHSFGPLMDEQLTDDEMDKLRAVLAKHEISFVDFHDLRTRKAGSVRHIDLHMTVPSTMSVAQSHEITELIEKSISQEIANSKVLVHIEPCDKLCKVCKFVLNCVYKK
- a CDS encoding M48 family metallopeptidase, with the translated sequence MSKKLTLFILLAIFFMGCATVPLTGRKQLSLVPESQIVQMSADSYKELIEKSELSKYQPSVEMVQKVGKRIAVAAEKFLSDNELGSDIKNYNWEFNLIKDSQTVNAFCMPGGKVAVYTGILPLTKDENGLAVVVGHEVAHAIAKHGSERMSQLLLTQLGGIALSEALKTKSEQTQQLMLMAYGVGSQVGVLLPYSRNHEYEADQIGLVFMAMAGYNLEGAVEFWERMNALDTKKPPEFMSTHPADENRIAKIKSEIPQALEYYQKN
- a CDS encoding M50 family metallopeptidase, encoding MALLRKLFAVLLFPFAVVAIWVLLKVIIELGISNSSALSPFAAGLILYLLLQKLLSKPLRTYVFGHELTHAIAGVLSGAKVKSFNVSSSGGCVVMDKRTPFIALAPYFVPIYTLIFAAIYLLVGLFIDTQNYYWLYAFGCGFTLAFHYALTYFALAKGQSDLEQYGKFFSMTIIVFALCIATLTVLKAVFPDQIYISDFISQNIVDIKNIGQKVYALCLTFQLMK